Proteins from one Xiphophorus hellerii strain 12219 chromosome 8, Xiphophorus_hellerii-4.1, whole genome shotgun sequence genomic window:
- the rai14 gene encoding ankycorbin isoform X1 → MKSLKAKFRKTDVNEWSKNDERLLAAVEHGEVDKVVSLLTKKGANAAKLDGEGKSALHVAAARGLTECLAVMLAHGADLSVTDAAGFTPLHLAAKNNHLECCRRLIQSKCPVDPADSSGRTALHHAAAGGNVQIVQLLCELKTPINQKDIDGLTPLMLSAKHSHPEVCSTLIDCGAEINTPDNCGRTALMLAAESNAVAAVEVLAQKGADLSVVDSEGHDVVHYTKMLGSSEAQTALLAALNRHPLLDSKSPRSPQHDQVAKLSDERITTPKKRKAPPPPNSPLQHSGPSSPSVVTPTSTPASNKGDTPKRFNYKEDEFTGFPLKEVEKLHEERNMLLETIKDLKQTVETVTVPQLEVEHTASAALVSALQARITALTLENQELANKLKRLPSLPGNELKENSRPNSMASNSSFHSTQDEFHSPAQVASTTQVEEGEHPVKLQEEGGEGGSKEEIGILKQALESLQIKLIETKKEYCLLQAQLNSDRQRQRDEDGSVREKIREEELMESLAELQAKLTDTQERYHQAMEEVEDLKAQMGRGEEGFTEKLEVEKLEHEIKQLKVRLVQLESEKDETAQRIRLMEEALQRTEEERRTAKEKEQRSAQIEELYKEAQEEVRMLQEALKGTVPVEAAAKDFEEMKSDLNEVIAGQQQRLLELSHSYSETKSQLIAAQKELAEAHAEKPSASAVSSEQQVQMLSSKVEELQTLLAETEGKLSAAQEDITRLRQEAEAQTQSSVTLTDHTQVVSSLGNAIKELESDLETLREQLHQKTTQVEAFQKRLNAEQDVTSEDAVPRLDHEAMREQLEGEVNHLTQLLQAALRKQDEMALEAADAWQKARDNRAEREALQELLMSREKENQTLTSKLAEAQDAVCQLKQLVENHVASEREKNKRIDDLSREVGKLKEALNSLSQLSYTSCSPSKRQQQNQQMETLQQQLKQLQYQLAESKKQHDEIVSVYRMHLLYAVQGQMDEDVQKALKQILKMCKVPSQAKEAC, encoded by the exons ACTTCATGTAGCAGCTGCTCGTGGCCTAACAGAATGCCTCGCCGTGATGTTGGCTCATGGAGCTGACCTCTCAGTTACAGATGCTGCTG GCTTTACTCCCTTACACCTGGCTGCCAAAAACAATCACCTGGAATGTTGCAGGAGGCTTATTCAG AGTAAATGTCCTGTTGATCCAGCGGACAGCTCAGGAAGAACTGCTCTGCATCATGCTG CTGCTGGTGGGAACGTCCAGATTGTTCAGCTGCTGTGTGAACTCAAAACCCCCATCAACCAAAAAGATATA GATGGCCTCACTCCCTTGATGCTGTCAGCCAAACACAGTCATCCTGAGGTGTGCAGCACTCTGATAGACTGTGGTGCTGAAATCAACACTCCTGACAACTGTGGCAg GACTGCTTTGATGCTTGCAGCTGAATCCAACGCAGTAGCTGCGGTAGAGGTTTTAGCTCAGAAAGGAGCAGACCTGTCCGTTGTAGATTCAGAGGGCCATGATGTTGTACACTATACCAAGATGTTGGGCAGCTCTGAAGCCCAGACTGCCCTCTTGGCTGCTCTGAACAGACATCCACTTTTGG ATTCCAAGTCTCCAAGAAGTCCTCAG CATGATCAGGTAGCTAAGCTAAGTGATGAGCGGATCACAACTCCCAAAAAACGAAAAGCACCTCCACCTCCTAATAGTCCACTGCAG CATTCTGGACCCTCCTCTCCTTCTGTTGTTACGCCTACCAGCACTCCTGCTTCCAACAAAGGTGACACTCCAAAGAGATTTAACTATAAG GAGGACGAGTTTACAGGATTTCCACTGAAAGAGGTTGAGAAGCTCCATGAAGAGAGAAACATGTTGCTGGAGACAATCAAAGACCTGAAGCAGACAGTGGAGACGGTGACCGTTCCTCAACTGGAG GTCGAGCACACAGCGTCTGCAGCTCTGGTTTCTGCTCTGCAAGCCAGGATTACTGCTCTTACTTTGGAAAACCAGGAGCTTGCAAACAAACTGAAG AGACTTCCGTCACTACCAGGAAATGAGCTAAAGGAGAACAGTCGTCCGAACAGCATGGCCTCCAACTCCTCCTTCCATTCCACACAGGACGAGTTTCATTCACCGGCACAAGTAGCCTCTACAACCCAGGTGGAAGAGGGAGAGCATCCCGTCAAACTACAGGAAGAGGGGGGTGAAGGCGGGAGCAAGGAGGAAATTGGGATTTTGAAACAAGCACTTGAAAGCCTTCAAATAAAGCTGATTGAAACCAAGAAAGAATACTGCTTGCTTCAGGCTCAGCTGAACTCTGACAGACAGAGACAAAGAGATGAGGATGGAAGCGTTCGAGAGAAAATAAGGGAGGAAGAGTTGATGGAAAGTTTAGCAGAGCTGCAGGCAAAACTGACAGACACTCAAGAGAGATACCATCAAGCTATGGAGGAAGTGGAGGATCTGAAAGCACAGATGGGAAGGGGAGAAGAAGGGTTCACAGAGAAACTGGAGGTGGAGAAACTGGAACATGAgataaaacaactgaaggtgcGGCTCGTCCAGTTGGAGTCAGAAAAAGACGAAACGGCTCAGCGAATCAGACTGATGGAAGAAGCGCTGCAGAggacagaggaggagaggaggacaGCAAAGGAAAAAGAACAGAGGTCGGCGCAGATCGAAGAGCTTTACAAGGAGGCACAAGAGGAAGTCAGAATGCTCCAG GAGGCCCTGAAGGGAACGGTCCCCGTTGAAGCCGCAGCCAAAGACTTTGAGGAGATGAAGTCTGATTTAAATGAGGTCATTGCTGGGCAGCAACAGCGCCTGCTGGAGCTGTCACACTCCTACAGTGAAACCAAAAGCCAGCTGATTGCCGCTCAGAAAGAACTGGCCGAAGCCCATGCTGAGAAACCCTCAGCCTCAGCCGTCTCTTCAGAGCAACAAGTCCAGATGCTGAGCAGTAaagtggaggagctgcagacatTGCTCGCTGAGACTGAGGGGAAGCTTTCTGCTGCTCAAGAGGACATCACACGCCTGAGGCAGGAGGCCGAGGCTCAGACACAGAGCTCTGTGACCCTTACCGACCACACACAGGTTGTGTCATCTCTGGGAAATGCCATCAAGGAGCTGGAAAGTGACTTGGAAACCCTCAGAGAACAGCTGCATCAAAAGACAACACAAGTGGAGGCTTTTCAAAAGAG GTTGAATGCAGAGCAAGACGTTACCTCGGAGGATGCAGTGCCCCGTCTGGATCATGAGGCCATGCGAGAGCAGCTGGAGGGTGAGGTGAACCATCTGACACAGCTCCTTCAGGCAGCCTTAAGGAAGCAGGATGAGATGGCTCTGGAGGCAGCGGATGCGTGGCAGAAG GCACGAGATAATCGTGCAGAGCGGGAAGCTCTGCAGGAGCTCTTGATGTCACGGGAGAAGGAGAACCAGACTCTGACCTCCAAACTTGCTGAGGCACAAGATGCTGTGTGTCAACTCAAGCAGCTGGTAGAAAATCACGTGGcatcagaaagagaaaagaacaagAGG ATAGATGACTTGTCTCGTGAAGTAGGCAAACTAAAGGAAGCCCTGAACAGCCTATCACAGCTCTCCTACACTTCCTGCTCCCCGTCCAAGAGGCAACAGCAAAACCAGCAGATGGAGACGCTTCAGCAGCAGCTAAAGCAACTTCAATACCAGCTAGCT GAATCAAAGAAACAGCATGATGAAATAGTGTCAGTCTACAGGATGCATCTTCTCTATGCGGTTCAG GGTCAGATGGACGAGGATGTTCAGAAAGCTTTGAAGCAGATACTGAAGATGTGCAAGGTGCCAAGTCAAGCCAAGGAGGCCTGCTAA
- the rai14 gene encoding ankycorbin isoform X2, protein MKSLKAKFRKTDVNEWSKNDERLLAAVEHGEVDKVVSLLTKKGANAAKLDGEGKSALHVAAARGLTECLAVMLAHGADLSVTDAAGFTPLHLAAKNNHLECCRRLIQSKCPVDPADSSGRTALHHAAAGGNVQIVQLLCELKTPINQKDIDGLTPLMLSAKHSHPEVCSTLIDCGAEINTPDNCGRTALMLAAESNAVAAVEVLAQKGADLSVVDSEGHDVVHYTKMLGSSEAQTALLAALNRHPLLDSKSPRSPQHSGPSSPSVVTPTSTPASNKGDTPKRFNYKEDEFTGFPLKEVEKLHEERNMLLETIKDLKQTVETVTVPQLEVEHTASAALVSALQARITALTLENQELANKLKRLPSLPGNELKENSRPNSMASNSSFHSTQDEFHSPAQVASTTQVEEGEHPVKLQEEGGEGGSKEEIGILKQALESLQIKLIETKKEYCLLQAQLNSDRQRQRDEDGSVREKIREEELMESLAELQAKLTDTQERYHQAMEEVEDLKAQMGRGEEGFTEKLEVEKLEHEIKQLKVRLVQLESEKDETAQRIRLMEEALQRTEEERRTAKEKEQRSAQIEELYKEAQEEVRMLQEALKGTVPVEAAAKDFEEMKSDLNEVIAGQQQRLLELSHSYSETKSQLIAAQKELAEAHAEKPSASAVSSEQQVQMLSSKVEELQTLLAETEGKLSAAQEDITRLRQEAEAQTQSSVTLTDHTQVVSSLGNAIKELESDLETLREQLHQKTTQVEAFQKRLNAEQDVTSEDAVPRLDHEAMREQLEGEVNHLTQLLQAALRKQDEMALEAADAWQKARDNRAEREALQELLMSREKENQTLTSKLAEAQDAVCQLKQLVENHVASEREKNKRIDDLSREVGKLKEALNSLSQLSYTSCSPSKRQQQNQQMETLQQQLKQLQYQLAESKKQHDEIVSVYRMHLLYAVQGQMDEDVQKALKQILKMCKVPSQAKEAC, encoded by the exons ACTTCATGTAGCAGCTGCTCGTGGCCTAACAGAATGCCTCGCCGTGATGTTGGCTCATGGAGCTGACCTCTCAGTTACAGATGCTGCTG GCTTTACTCCCTTACACCTGGCTGCCAAAAACAATCACCTGGAATGTTGCAGGAGGCTTATTCAG AGTAAATGTCCTGTTGATCCAGCGGACAGCTCAGGAAGAACTGCTCTGCATCATGCTG CTGCTGGTGGGAACGTCCAGATTGTTCAGCTGCTGTGTGAACTCAAAACCCCCATCAACCAAAAAGATATA GATGGCCTCACTCCCTTGATGCTGTCAGCCAAACACAGTCATCCTGAGGTGTGCAGCACTCTGATAGACTGTGGTGCTGAAATCAACACTCCTGACAACTGTGGCAg GACTGCTTTGATGCTTGCAGCTGAATCCAACGCAGTAGCTGCGGTAGAGGTTTTAGCTCAGAAAGGAGCAGACCTGTCCGTTGTAGATTCAGAGGGCCATGATGTTGTACACTATACCAAGATGTTGGGCAGCTCTGAAGCCCAGACTGCCCTCTTGGCTGCTCTGAACAGACATCCACTTTTGG ATTCCAAGTCTCCAAGAAGTCCTCAG CATTCTGGACCCTCCTCTCCTTCTGTTGTTACGCCTACCAGCACTCCTGCTTCCAACAAAGGTGACACTCCAAAGAGATTTAACTATAAG GAGGACGAGTTTACAGGATTTCCACTGAAAGAGGTTGAGAAGCTCCATGAAGAGAGAAACATGTTGCTGGAGACAATCAAAGACCTGAAGCAGACAGTGGAGACGGTGACCGTTCCTCAACTGGAG GTCGAGCACACAGCGTCTGCAGCTCTGGTTTCTGCTCTGCAAGCCAGGATTACTGCTCTTACTTTGGAAAACCAGGAGCTTGCAAACAAACTGAAG AGACTTCCGTCACTACCAGGAAATGAGCTAAAGGAGAACAGTCGTCCGAACAGCATGGCCTCCAACTCCTCCTTCCATTCCACACAGGACGAGTTTCATTCACCGGCACAAGTAGCCTCTACAACCCAGGTGGAAGAGGGAGAGCATCCCGTCAAACTACAGGAAGAGGGGGGTGAAGGCGGGAGCAAGGAGGAAATTGGGATTTTGAAACAAGCACTTGAAAGCCTTCAAATAAAGCTGATTGAAACCAAGAAAGAATACTGCTTGCTTCAGGCTCAGCTGAACTCTGACAGACAGAGACAAAGAGATGAGGATGGAAGCGTTCGAGAGAAAATAAGGGAGGAAGAGTTGATGGAAAGTTTAGCAGAGCTGCAGGCAAAACTGACAGACACTCAAGAGAGATACCATCAAGCTATGGAGGAAGTGGAGGATCTGAAAGCACAGATGGGAAGGGGAGAAGAAGGGTTCACAGAGAAACTGGAGGTGGAGAAACTGGAACATGAgataaaacaactgaaggtgcGGCTCGTCCAGTTGGAGTCAGAAAAAGACGAAACGGCTCAGCGAATCAGACTGATGGAAGAAGCGCTGCAGAggacagaggaggagaggaggacaGCAAAGGAAAAAGAACAGAGGTCGGCGCAGATCGAAGAGCTTTACAAGGAGGCACAAGAGGAAGTCAGAATGCTCCAG GAGGCCCTGAAGGGAACGGTCCCCGTTGAAGCCGCAGCCAAAGACTTTGAGGAGATGAAGTCTGATTTAAATGAGGTCATTGCTGGGCAGCAACAGCGCCTGCTGGAGCTGTCACACTCCTACAGTGAAACCAAAAGCCAGCTGATTGCCGCTCAGAAAGAACTGGCCGAAGCCCATGCTGAGAAACCCTCAGCCTCAGCCGTCTCTTCAGAGCAACAAGTCCAGATGCTGAGCAGTAaagtggaggagctgcagacatTGCTCGCTGAGACTGAGGGGAAGCTTTCTGCTGCTCAAGAGGACATCACACGCCTGAGGCAGGAGGCCGAGGCTCAGACACAGAGCTCTGTGACCCTTACCGACCACACACAGGTTGTGTCATCTCTGGGAAATGCCATCAAGGAGCTGGAAAGTGACTTGGAAACCCTCAGAGAACAGCTGCATCAAAAGACAACACAAGTGGAGGCTTTTCAAAAGAG GTTGAATGCAGAGCAAGACGTTACCTCGGAGGATGCAGTGCCCCGTCTGGATCATGAGGCCATGCGAGAGCAGCTGGAGGGTGAGGTGAACCATCTGACACAGCTCCTTCAGGCAGCCTTAAGGAAGCAGGATGAGATGGCTCTGGAGGCAGCGGATGCGTGGCAGAAG GCACGAGATAATCGTGCAGAGCGGGAAGCTCTGCAGGAGCTCTTGATGTCACGGGAGAAGGAGAACCAGACTCTGACCTCCAAACTTGCTGAGGCACAAGATGCTGTGTGTCAACTCAAGCAGCTGGTAGAAAATCACGTGGcatcagaaagagaaaagaacaagAGG ATAGATGACTTGTCTCGTGAAGTAGGCAAACTAAAGGAAGCCCTGAACAGCCTATCACAGCTCTCCTACACTTCCTGCTCCCCGTCCAAGAGGCAACAGCAAAACCAGCAGATGGAGACGCTTCAGCAGCAGCTAAAGCAACTTCAATACCAGCTAGCT GAATCAAAGAAACAGCATGATGAAATAGTGTCAGTCTACAGGATGCATCTTCTCTATGCGGTTCAG GGTCAGATGGACGAGGATGTTCAGAAAGCTTTGAAGCAGATACTGAAGATGTGCAAGGTGCCAAGTCAAGCCAAGGAGGCCTGCTAA
- the rai14 gene encoding ankycorbin isoform X3, with amino-acid sequence MQLHVAAARGLTECLAVMLAHGADLSVTDAAGFTPLHLAAKNNHLECCRRLIQSKCPVDPADSSGRTALHHAAAGGNVQIVQLLCELKTPINQKDIDGLTPLMLSAKHSHPEVCSTLIDCGAEINTPDNCGRTALMLAAESNAVAAVEVLAQKGADLSVVDSEGHDVVHYTKMLGSSEAQTALLAALNRHPLLDSKSPRSPQHDQVAKLSDERITTPKKRKAPPPPNSPLQHSGPSSPSVVTPTSTPASNKGDTPKRFNYKEDEFTGFPLKEVEKLHEERNMLLETIKDLKQTVETVTVPQLEVEHTASAALVSALQARITALTLENQELANKLKRLPSLPGNELKENSRPNSMASNSSFHSTQDEFHSPAQVASTTQVEEGEHPVKLQEEGGEGGSKEEIGILKQALESLQIKLIETKKEYCLLQAQLNSDRQRQRDEDGSVREKIREEELMESLAELQAKLTDTQERYHQAMEEVEDLKAQMGRGEEGFTEKLEVEKLEHEIKQLKVRLVQLESEKDETAQRIRLMEEALQRTEEERRTAKEKEQRSAQIEELYKEAQEEVRMLQEALKGTVPVEAAAKDFEEMKSDLNEVIAGQQQRLLELSHSYSETKSQLIAAQKELAEAHAEKPSASAVSSEQQVQMLSSKVEELQTLLAETEGKLSAAQEDITRLRQEAEAQTQSSVTLTDHTQVVSSLGNAIKELESDLETLREQLHQKTTQVEAFQKRLNAEQDVTSEDAVPRLDHEAMREQLEGEVNHLTQLLQAALRKQDEMALEAADAWQKARDNRAEREALQELLMSREKENQTLTSKLAEAQDAVCQLKQLVENHVASEREKNKRIDDLSREVGKLKEALNSLSQLSYTSCSPSKRQQQNQQMETLQQQLKQLQYQLAESKKQHDEIVSVYRMHLLYAVQGQMDEDVQKALKQILKMCKVPSQAKEAC; translated from the exons ACTTCATGTAGCAGCTGCTCGTGGCCTAACAGAATGCCTCGCCGTGATGTTGGCTCATGGAGCTGACCTCTCAGTTACAGATGCTGCTG GCTTTACTCCCTTACACCTGGCTGCCAAAAACAATCACCTGGAATGTTGCAGGAGGCTTATTCAG AGTAAATGTCCTGTTGATCCAGCGGACAGCTCAGGAAGAACTGCTCTGCATCATGCTG CTGCTGGTGGGAACGTCCAGATTGTTCAGCTGCTGTGTGAACTCAAAACCCCCATCAACCAAAAAGATATA GATGGCCTCACTCCCTTGATGCTGTCAGCCAAACACAGTCATCCTGAGGTGTGCAGCACTCTGATAGACTGTGGTGCTGAAATCAACACTCCTGACAACTGTGGCAg GACTGCTTTGATGCTTGCAGCTGAATCCAACGCAGTAGCTGCGGTAGAGGTTTTAGCTCAGAAAGGAGCAGACCTGTCCGTTGTAGATTCAGAGGGCCATGATGTTGTACACTATACCAAGATGTTGGGCAGCTCTGAAGCCCAGACTGCCCTCTTGGCTGCTCTGAACAGACATCCACTTTTGG ATTCCAAGTCTCCAAGAAGTCCTCAG CATGATCAGGTAGCTAAGCTAAGTGATGAGCGGATCACAACTCCCAAAAAACGAAAAGCACCTCCACCTCCTAATAGTCCACTGCAG CATTCTGGACCCTCCTCTCCTTCTGTTGTTACGCCTACCAGCACTCCTGCTTCCAACAAAGGTGACACTCCAAAGAGATTTAACTATAAG GAGGACGAGTTTACAGGATTTCCACTGAAAGAGGTTGAGAAGCTCCATGAAGAGAGAAACATGTTGCTGGAGACAATCAAAGACCTGAAGCAGACAGTGGAGACGGTGACCGTTCCTCAACTGGAG GTCGAGCACACAGCGTCTGCAGCTCTGGTTTCTGCTCTGCAAGCCAGGATTACTGCTCTTACTTTGGAAAACCAGGAGCTTGCAAACAAACTGAAG AGACTTCCGTCACTACCAGGAAATGAGCTAAAGGAGAACAGTCGTCCGAACAGCATGGCCTCCAACTCCTCCTTCCATTCCACACAGGACGAGTTTCATTCACCGGCACAAGTAGCCTCTACAACCCAGGTGGAAGAGGGAGAGCATCCCGTCAAACTACAGGAAGAGGGGGGTGAAGGCGGGAGCAAGGAGGAAATTGGGATTTTGAAACAAGCACTTGAAAGCCTTCAAATAAAGCTGATTGAAACCAAGAAAGAATACTGCTTGCTTCAGGCTCAGCTGAACTCTGACAGACAGAGACAAAGAGATGAGGATGGAAGCGTTCGAGAGAAAATAAGGGAGGAAGAGTTGATGGAAAGTTTAGCAGAGCTGCAGGCAAAACTGACAGACACTCAAGAGAGATACCATCAAGCTATGGAGGAAGTGGAGGATCTGAAAGCACAGATGGGAAGGGGAGAAGAAGGGTTCACAGAGAAACTGGAGGTGGAGAAACTGGAACATGAgataaaacaactgaaggtgcGGCTCGTCCAGTTGGAGTCAGAAAAAGACGAAACGGCTCAGCGAATCAGACTGATGGAAGAAGCGCTGCAGAggacagaggaggagaggaggacaGCAAAGGAAAAAGAACAGAGGTCGGCGCAGATCGAAGAGCTTTACAAGGAGGCACAAGAGGAAGTCAGAATGCTCCAG GAGGCCCTGAAGGGAACGGTCCCCGTTGAAGCCGCAGCCAAAGACTTTGAGGAGATGAAGTCTGATTTAAATGAGGTCATTGCTGGGCAGCAACAGCGCCTGCTGGAGCTGTCACACTCCTACAGTGAAACCAAAAGCCAGCTGATTGCCGCTCAGAAAGAACTGGCCGAAGCCCATGCTGAGAAACCCTCAGCCTCAGCCGTCTCTTCAGAGCAACAAGTCCAGATGCTGAGCAGTAaagtggaggagctgcagacatTGCTCGCTGAGACTGAGGGGAAGCTTTCTGCTGCTCAAGAGGACATCACACGCCTGAGGCAGGAGGCCGAGGCTCAGACACAGAGCTCTGTGACCCTTACCGACCACACACAGGTTGTGTCATCTCTGGGAAATGCCATCAAGGAGCTGGAAAGTGACTTGGAAACCCTCAGAGAACAGCTGCATCAAAAGACAACACAAGTGGAGGCTTTTCAAAAGAG GTTGAATGCAGAGCAAGACGTTACCTCGGAGGATGCAGTGCCCCGTCTGGATCATGAGGCCATGCGAGAGCAGCTGGAGGGTGAGGTGAACCATCTGACACAGCTCCTTCAGGCAGCCTTAAGGAAGCAGGATGAGATGGCTCTGGAGGCAGCGGATGCGTGGCAGAAG GCACGAGATAATCGTGCAGAGCGGGAAGCTCTGCAGGAGCTCTTGATGTCACGGGAGAAGGAGAACCAGACTCTGACCTCCAAACTTGCTGAGGCACAAGATGCTGTGTGTCAACTCAAGCAGCTGGTAGAAAATCACGTGGcatcagaaagagaaaagaacaagAGG ATAGATGACTTGTCTCGTGAAGTAGGCAAACTAAAGGAAGCCCTGAACAGCCTATCACAGCTCTCCTACACTTCCTGCTCCCCGTCCAAGAGGCAACAGCAAAACCAGCAGATGGAGACGCTTCAGCAGCAGCTAAAGCAACTTCAATACCAGCTAGCT GAATCAAAGAAACAGCATGATGAAATAGTGTCAGTCTACAGGATGCATCTTCTCTATGCGGTTCAG GGTCAGATGGACGAGGATGTTCAGAAAGCTTTGAAGCAGATACTGAAGATGTGCAAGGTGCCAAGTCAAGCCAAGGAGGCCTGCTAA